One part of the Quercus lobata isolate SW786 chromosome 7, ValleyOak3.0 Primary Assembly, whole genome shotgun sequence genome encodes these proteins:
- the LOC115951981 gene encoding putative F-box/kelch-repeat protein At4g22430 produces MALESSTEVSLVPRRKIRKRRKMRQENPEEDPIQSPCRKRRRKHPDEPEPEPSYEFLNKIPHAILLEILYRLPCRTAHLCKSVSKRWYSLISNPSFARGFIHHRRRHSDSEPFNLLYTVRYYTGSPKDKIQVLPFNSSELCFNGKYGNNILNFLPCFKRGRFYKNDFGMASFNDLLLVHNRVTSVRKKVGFCEYYICNPHNKQWFKLPRCSSHSLIRTNKVGFICEAYENAHYRYKVVLIHSPSEPNTTQLHMRVFSSEIGKWCKSVVSSPRGLNPFKRKFECAGSVVACNGMLHWVDTEVNGMIKGFVVFDPFNDAKRCHYIDLPINFSPQDEFSFVVPDDFSFGVFRGRLRILHNPRAQFNHTFSFYVWELEDYNNAGTWCMKHEVCYENMVFEDNLSRHVGLARNFRYSMVKFLAFHPDNGEIVFFKFHNYQVMCNVNMRTRELKMAGKLNCSQRGSLSSAFLLPQPLWPTPVPPLPLQFECSNNC; encoded by the coding sequence ATGGCATTAGAGTCAAGCACAGAAGTTTCTTTGGTTCCACGCCGCAAAATAAGAAAACGTCGCAAAATGAGACAAGAAAACCCAGAAGAGGATCCAATTCAGTCTCCATGtcgcaaaagaagaagaaaacatcCTGATGAACCTGAACCAGAACCGTCCTATGAATTCCTCAACAAAATCCCTCATGCTATTTTGTTGGAGATCCTTTATCGACTCCCTTGCCGAACTGCTCACCTATGCAAATCCGTTTCAAAGCGCTGGTATTCACTTATTTCCAATCCTTCCTTTGCTCGTGGCTTCATTCACCACCGCCGCCGCCACTCAGACTCAGAGCCCTTTAATCTTCTGTATACGGTACGGTATTATACGGGTTCACCTAAGGATAAAATCCAGGTTCTTCCATTCAATAGTTCTGAGTTGTGCTTTAATGGAAAATATGGAAATAACATTCTCAACTTTCTTCCTTGTTTCAAACGAGGAAGATTTTATAAGAATGATTTTGGCATGGCATCGTTCAACGACTTATTGCTAGTACACAACAGAGTTACATCGGTCAGGAAGAAGGTAGGCTTTTGCGAGTACTATATCTGCAATCCGCATAACAAACAATGGTTCAAGCTCCCTCGCTGCAGTTCACACTCTCTCATCAGAACCAATAAGGTTGGCTTTATTTGCGAAGCCTACGAAAATGCGCATTACAGATATAAGGTTGTACTCATTCATTCTCCCAGTGAACCCAATACTACTCAGTTACATATGAGGGTTTTTTCTTCTGAGATTGGTAAATGGTGCAAGTCTGTTGTTTCGTCGCCGCGGGGATTAAATCCTTTCAAGAGAAAATTCGAGTGTGCTGGTAGTGTTGTTGCTTGTAATGGGATGCTGCATTGGGTGGATACAGAAGTAAATGGAATGATCAAAGGCTTTGTGGTGTTCGATCCATTCAACGATGCAAAACGATGCCATTATATCGATTTACCCATAAACTTTTCCCCTCAAGATGAATTCTCCTTCGTAGTCCCAGATGATTTCTCCTTTGGAGTGTTTCGAGGGCGCCTTCGTATATTGCACAATCCTCGGGCTCAATTCAACCATACTTTCAGCTTTTATGTTTGGGAACTCGAGGATTACAATAATGCAGGTACATGGTGCATGAAGCACGAAGTTTGCTACGAAAACATGGTTTTTGAAGATAACCTTTCTAGGCATGTTGGGTTAGCAAGGAATTTCCGCTATTCAATGGTGAAGTTCCTAGCTTTTCACCCAGACAATGGTGAAATTGTCTTCTTTAAATTCCACAATTACCAAGTCATGTGCAACGTTAACATGCGGACAAGGGAGTTGAAAATGGCTGGCAAACTAAATTGTTCACAACGGGGAAGTTTATCTTCTGCATTCTTACTTCCGCAACCATTGTGGCCAACACCGGTTCCTCCACTCCCATTGCAATTTG